The Faecalibacterium prausnitzii genome includes a window with the following:
- a CDS encoding Zn-binding domain-containing protein yields MKRSKTQAVYRFLPEMWISEKDDSERAVSAKIKNWNYIKMSDIYEDFIEGEIKRQVKLFGDRGGDISAFDLSPDTHSFAIVETACNEGIPDIIGEISPLVFYCSSCGAVSDLRNPDAVDKYTWKCKNPDCGKWAVKQLQMIYACECGYAQPIKIPHVQGVKNFKFRPNETQYKMFYRSGNSEKPAEFVQICPNCNSRLVPDNANSGRNYKPFTLKVINLVDQRNGQFYKKGIDAQKTIVCRWFDKLSTADYDEILNNIELAFSDAFKSDAQRRNVKQQVRALIDAGMLPPEMFESAVNNMLQNAPNTKSVERYVAMCDDLFSRKKAENPVGYAEWLSHFSFKLMQYDTLKYAKRIITLEEAIQRQLDMDFIDSPEEVTALNKKMGITNMQVSCDIQIINCTYGYSRRVADPKNSTNKNCRLKLNAYDRTRDGTANLVYGVKLDTEGILFEISQRKIVEWLYENNIISEEQLPDLDDDVSVKKWFAQYVHSDVISMFGEIDDSEKITKNVFALLHSMSHAFMNAAGELSGLSSNSLTEIILVETASIFIYAQTSQGIPLGALSGMAESNYAFFLKKAFDEAKNCVFDPICTERDDTACSACLIIPEISCNHFNAELGRKYLYSIDGVDNPTVGFWEM; encoded by the coding sequence ATGAAGAGAAGCAAAACTCAAGCTGTATATAGGTTCTTGCCGGAAATGTGGATATCCGAAAAAGATGATTCTGAGAGAGCTGTTTCGGCTAAGATAAAAAATTGGAATTATATCAAGATGTCTGATATATATGAGGATTTTATCGAAGGTGAAATTAAACGCCAAGTAAAACTGTTTGGTGATCGAGGTGGTGACATCAGCGCGTTTGATCTTTCACCAGATACTCATTCGTTTGCAATTGTTGAAACCGCGTGCAACGAAGGAATCCCTGATATCATCGGTGAAATATCCCCGTTGGTGTTTTACTGTAGTTCCTGTGGTGCAGTGAGCGATCTTCGTAATCCTGATGCGGTTGATAAGTATACATGGAAATGCAAAAATCCTGATTGTGGAAAGTGGGCAGTCAAGCAACTCCAAATGATCTATGCCTGCGAATGCGGATATGCACAGCCCATAAAGATTCCGCATGTGCAGGGGGTAAAGAATTTCAAGTTCCGCCCCAATGAAACGCAATATAAAATGTTTTATAGGAGCGGCAACTCGGAAAAACCTGCAGAGTTTGTTCAGATTTGTCCGAACTGCAATTCGAGATTGGTGCCTGACAACGCAAATTCTGGCCGAAATTATAAGCCTTTCACGCTGAAGGTAATTAATCTGGTTGATCAGCGGAATGGTCAATTCTATAAGAAGGGCATAGATGCGCAAAAGACGATCGTCTGTAGATGGTTTGACAAATTGTCTACCGCTGACTACGATGAGATTCTGAATAACATTGAATTAGCATTTAGTGACGCATTTAAAAGCGATGCGCAGAGACGAAATGTAAAACAGCAGGTTCGTGCCCTAATTGATGCGGGCATGCTTCCTCCTGAGATGTTTGAAAGCGCTGTAAATAACATGCTTCAGAATGCGCCGAACACAAAAAGTGTTGAGCGGTATGTAGCAATGTGTGATGATCTGTTTTCAAGAAAAAAAGCGGAAAATCCGGTGGGCTACGCAGAATGGCTGAGCCATTTCTCGTTCAAGCTGATGCAGTATGATACGCTGAAATATGCTAAACGAATCATTACACTAGAAGAAGCAATTCAGCGTCAACTTGATATGGATTTCATTGATTCTCCGGAGGAAGTTACAGCATTGAACAAAAAGATGGGTATCACAAATATGCAGGTTTCTTGCGATATTCAGATTATCAACTGTACATATGGATATTCTAGAAGAGTTGCTGATCCGAAGAACTCCACAAATAAGAATTGCCGCTTGAAGCTCAATGCCTACGATAGAACTAGAGACGGAACGGCAAATCTTGTTTATGGAGTCAAACTGGATACGGAAGGCATCCTGTTTGAGATTAGCCAGCGAAAAATCGTTGAGTGGTTGTATGAGAACAACATCATCAGTGAGGAACAGTTGCCGGATCTTGACGACGATGTTTCTGTGAAAAAGTGGTTTGCACAATATGTTCATAGCGATGTGATTTCGATGTTCGGTGAAATCGATGACAGTGAAAAAATCACTAAGAATGTTTTTGCGCTGCTCCACTCTATGTCCCATGCCTTTATGAATGCGGCAGGAGAACTAAGTGGTCTGTCCAGTAATTCTTTGACAGAGATTATCCTTGTAGAGACTGCGAGCATCTTTATCTATGCACAAACTAGTCAGGGAATCCCCCTCGGCGCTCTGTCTGGAATGGCTGAATCTAACTATGCGTTTTTCTTGAAGAAGGCTTTTGACGAGGCGAAAAATTGCGTATTTGATCCAATCTGCACGGAGCGAGATGATACGGCTTGCAGTGCATGTCTCATAATTCCGGAGATTTCTTGCAATCACTTCAACGCCGAGCTTGGCAGGAAGTATTTGTATTCGATTGACGGAGTGGATAACCCGACTGTTGGTTTTTGGGAGATGTAA
- a CDS encoding DUF3387 domain-containing protein, which produces MLHHGLYEQVINNALTGELAEIPEARKSVAPIDKAEASKVLAQYLADVVQKGLDNVLDNGGDISAQIGLTNQIVDLIQNTTQEADFAALGVDRRAEQLLALLRETDPRLATGKTAADIEHPETSIAQSSLFTGAVHEPQMFISDKEKDYLHFYCAVRSILFKLTKGDAPDISQMNARVRELLEGAIQSDGIEELFETGKHISVDIFSDEYLDKINAIPLPNTKIKVLQRLLSQAIDEYKKVNRIMGMEFSDRLKQVVDEYNNRRRDEAFANEVFDDVAEQLAKLLEELKKEKDSFKGMGIDYEEKAFYDILKAVAKKYEFEYSDEKMIELSKRIKNYCR; this is translated from the coding sequence ATGTTACACCATGGTCTATACGAACAAGTCATCAACAATGCCCTGACGGGCGAGCTTGCGGAGATTCCGGAGGCTCGCAAGTCTGTTGCGCCCATTGACAAGGCGGAAGCCTCCAAGGTGCTGGCGCAGTATCTGGCAGATGTGGTTCAAAAGGGCTTGGATAACGTGCTGGACAACGGTGGGGACATTTCTGCCCAGATCGGGCTGACCAACCAGATCGTTGATCTCATTCAAAATACGACGCAAGAAGCTGACTTTGCCGCGCTGGGCGTTGACCGGCGGGCAGAGCAGCTTCTTGCGCTTTTACGGGAGACCGACCCACGGTTAGCAACGGGAAAAACGGCGGCGGACATAGAGCATCCGGAAACCTCCATCGCACAAAGCTCTCTTTTTACCGGGGCTGTGCATGAGCCGCAGATGTTTATCTCTGATAAAGAAAAGGACTATTTGCACTTCTATTGTGCTGTGCGTTCGATTCTTTTTAAACTTACAAAGGGTGACGCCCCTGATATTTCGCAAATGAATGCTCGCGTCCGTGAACTGCTTGAAGGTGCAATTCAATCAGATGGTATAGAAGAACTGTTTGAAACCGGAAAGCATATCTCCGTTGATATTTTCAGCGATGAGTATCTGGATAAGATAAACGCAATCCCGCTACCCAACACGAAAATCAAGGTATTGCAGCGACTTCTCTCTCAGGCGATTGATGAATATAAAAAAGTCAACCGTATCATGGGCATGGAGTTCTCGGATCGTCTCAAGCAGGTTGTTGATGAGTACAATAATCGACGTCGTGATGAGGCTTTCGCTAACGAAGTTTTTGATGATGTAGCGGAACAGCTTGCTAAGCTCCTTGAAGAACTCAAAAAAGAAAAGGATTCCTTCAAAGGTATGGGGATTGACTATGAAGAAAAAGCCTTCTATGACATCCTCAAGGCGGTTGCTAAAAAGTACGAGTTCGAGTACTCAGACGAGAAGATGATTGAACTATCAAAGCGCATTAAAAATTATTGTCGATGA
- a CDS encoding DEAD/DEAH box helicase family protein, with the protein MANDYNILADYIVSRYIERIAGDDIEETFVDESPADRVMVGMLAENRMEEKFDGGYIENNSTRFESVPSISISFIVKKNSSGVIRVIPKGLLFYTVEPDYDKTIDYLLQKYSEKDNVQYTEMQQLCECYPDLRFSLPLTYKKVRVEDEMGDGISIRLDSISDKKFHLEQKINERLRALSDRIISEIKVIKSDRVTFFDLVDKERFYLVTGGSEERVNPRWDIDIYCTVTDEGDSYRFLMQMVNKTPVNGKSNIGYLPKVFNAGIDVVGDDSVEFQNIKLDYFKNSYRKRPMVHVVAENTSAAYHEEDNSIRTDNIPRYYQMRLKTKDALTQYVTFEKLIQDPVGNLTVIYEEMKSDYEKCVYEFNHTRFQTVNAKERFKDALENYQHEIGRFRKGIDQIEYRDFVKKAFVYMNKTFMTKLAGEHRQISGWRLFQIVFIVSLICEMIRSEYKNDPNIAEADIETANLLYFPTGGGKTEAFLGACVFNMFFDRLRGKNDGITAFLKYPLRLLAVQQLDRVLMIVMKANVVRESSGELAHKTPFQVGFFVGKGNTPNKIDSFERLSERGDKNKTKDLILESDSETLNEYYRFIDTCPYCGKKHVNLRFNRDTWRLEHVCDNPECPIMVLPLMIVDNEIYRYLPSIVVSTIDKMAMLGTSNDFKMLFGQVKKKCPVHGFTGNAKCSCASCGVHVLQNVGLLKDPIPTLFIQDEMHLVKESLGTFDAHYESFLSYYAKELVPEAQRKLIRFVGATATISMYESHIWHLYHMDGRRFPCEYPSAEAGEDFYSYTDNNDITRILIGYAPYGRSITDGMWESVYIMRLVVYRMIQFLEESYEKLCAVGFSGSIDEYRDMLYDYWIELVYNNRKQDAMELENAFQNQANNYLEAKGVPKYVIEQMTSDVDFQTVRKTLFDIQANRKNFESTNLLLATSTISHGVDEDSFNVMYFFGMPNNNAEYIQAYSRTGRKFTGIVVDIIRLMRVRDRSYLKNFVIFHQNRDDLVEAVPINRWAKNAIYSTLPGLLAGLIRQYYTIKTNSDSLHNAIKVQKLLRSGEIDVDDAVSKLIAAYGCNEQEKMSLAYKEIITEEAVNILSGIKNGNFTKELSLSDAIGKFSHGKKTPMTSLRDTEEQIEIKI; encoded by the coding sequence ACAACATACTTGCTGATTACATAGTCTCTAGATATATCGAAAGGATCGCTGGTGATGATATTGAAGAGACCTTTGTGGATGAATCTCCGGCAGATCGCGTTATGGTCGGCATGCTTGCTGAGAACCGCATGGAAGAGAAGTTTGATGGTGGGTATATCGAGAATAATAGTACCCGCTTTGAAAGTGTACCGTCCATAAGTATTTCGTTTATCGTCAAGAAGAATTCTTCAGGTGTTATTCGTGTGATTCCCAAGGGACTGTTGTTTTATACGGTCGAGCCGGATTATGACAAGACGATTGATTACTTGCTTCAGAAATACTCTGAAAAGGATAACGTTCAATATACCGAAATGCAGCAGCTCTGTGAATGCTATCCTGACCTGCGGTTTAGTCTTCCATTGACCTACAAAAAGGTGCGGGTTGAAGACGAGATGGGTGATGGTATATCAATCCGGCTTGACTCTATTAGTGATAAAAAGTTTCATTTGGAGCAGAAAATCAACGAACGCTTAAGGGCTCTGTCGGATAGAATCATCAGCGAAATAAAAGTTATTAAGAGTGACCGTGTTACATTTTTTGATCTGGTCGATAAGGAACGTTTCTACCTTGTTACAGGTGGAAGCGAAGAACGTGTAAACCCTCGATGGGATATTGACATTTATTGCACCGTTACCGATGAAGGGGATTCCTATCGATTCTTGATGCAAATGGTTAATAAGACTCCCGTGAATGGCAAGAGCAACATCGGATATTTGCCTAAAGTTTTCAATGCTGGTATTGATGTGGTTGGAGATGATAGTGTCGAGTTTCAGAATATCAAACTGGACTATTTTAAAAACAGCTACAGAAAGCGTCCCATGGTGCATGTCGTTGCAGAAAACACTTCTGCAGCCTATCATGAAGAGGACAACTCCATTCGGACTGATAATATTCCGAGATATTATCAAATGCGCCTGAAGACCAAAGATGCGTTAACACAGTATGTTACATTTGAAAAACTTATTCAGGATCCTGTTGGCAATCTGACTGTTATTTACGAAGAAATGAAATCGGATTATGAGAAGTGTGTCTACGAGTTCAATCATACAAGGTTCCAAACGGTCAATGCAAAAGAACGGTTTAAAGATGCATTAGAGAACTATCAGCATGAAATTGGCCGTTTTAGGAAGGGCATTGATCAGATTGAGTACAGGGATTTTGTTAAAAAGGCGTTTGTTTATATGAACAAAACCTTTATGACGAAACTCGCTGGTGAACACAGACAGATTAGCGGTTGGCGTTTGTTCCAGATCGTTTTTATCGTTTCGCTTATCTGCGAGATGATTCGCAGCGAGTATAAAAATGATCCCAATATTGCGGAAGCGGACATTGAAACCGCGAACTTGCTTTACTTCCCGACAGGCGGTGGTAAAACAGAAGCGTTTCTTGGCGCATGCGTGTTCAACATGTTCTTTGACCGCCTGCGCGGAAAAAACGACGGCATTACTGCATTTCTTAAGTATCCGCTGAGACTGCTTGCAGTGCAACAGCTTGATCGTGTGCTTATGATCGTCATGAAAGCGAATGTTGTAAGAGAGTCCAGCGGGGAGTTGGCTCACAAAACACCGTTCCAAGTCGGCTTCTTTGTGGGCAAAGGAAATACACCGAATAAGATAGACTCCTTTGAACGTTTAAGTGAGCGCGGAGATAAGAATAAGACAAAAGACCTTATTCTTGAAAGTGATTCTGAAACGCTAAATGAGTATTATCGCTTCATTGATACGTGCCCCTATTGTGGTAAAAAACACGTAAATCTAAGATTTAATCGTGACACTTGGAGATTGGAGCATGTTTGTGATAATCCAGAGTGCCCCATCATGGTTTTGCCGCTCATGATTGTAGATAACGAAATTTATCGCTATCTGCCTTCCATTGTGGTCAGCACGATTGATAAGATGGCTATGCTTGGCACAAGCAATGACTTTAAGATGCTGTTTGGTCAAGTGAAGAAAAAATGCCCGGTACATGGATTTACGGGAAATGCAAAATGCTCTTGCGCGTCATGCGGCGTACATGTGCTTCAAAACGTAGGATTGCTAAAAGATCCCATCCCGACTCTTTTTATTCAAGATGAGATGCATCTTGTAAAGGAAAGTTTGGGGACATTTGATGCGCACTACGAGTCGTTCTTGAGCTATTATGCAAAGGAACTGGTTCCAGAGGCGCAGCGCAAGCTAATCCGATTTGTTGGCGCAACAGCAACTATCTCCATGTATGAGAGCCATATTTGGCATTTGTATCACATGGATGGACGGAGATTTCCATGTGAATATCCTTCAGCAGAAGCAGGCGAAGATTTCTATTCCTACACCGATAATAATGACATTACACGCATTTTGATCGGATATGCCCCCTATGGACGGTCGATTACTGACGGCATGTGGGAATCGGTTTATATCATGCGACTTGTCGTGTATAGAATGATTCAATTCTTGGAAGAAAGCTACGAAAAACTCTGCGCTGTCGGTTTTTCTGGGAGCATTGATGAGTATCGAGATATGCTGTACGACTATTGGATTGAATTGGTCTACAATAATCGCAAGCAAGACGCAATGGAACTTGAGAACGCATTCCAGAACCAGGCTAACAACTATTTGGAGGCAAAGGGTGTTCCTAAGTATGTTATTGAACAGATGACCAGTGATGTGGACTTCCAAACCGTAAGAAAAACGTTGTTCGATATTCAGGCGAACAGAAAGAACTTCGAGAGTACCAACCTCCTGCTCGCAACAAGTACCATTTCTCATGGCGTGGATGAGGATTCCTTTAACGTGATGTACTTCTTTGGAATGCCAAACAACAATGCCGAATACATCCAAGCATATTCGCGTACTGGTCGTAAGTTTACGGGTATTGTCGTGGATATCATTCGACTAATGAGGGTGCGCGATAGATCCTACCTGAAAAATTTTGTTATTTTCCATCAGAACAGGGACGATCTTGTTGAGGCTGTCCCAATCAACAGATGGGCAAAAAATGCGATCTATAGCACCTTGCCCGGATTGCTTGCAGGCTTGATTAGGCAGTATTACACAATTAAAACCAATTCGGATAGTCTGCATAATGCAATTAAAGTACAGAAGTTGCTTCGTTCCGGAGAAATCGACGTTGATGATGCAGTTTCTAAACTTATTGCAGCTTACGGATGCAATGAACAGGAAAAAATGTCTCTGGCATATAAAGAAATCATCACCGAAGAAGCGGTCAACATTCTTTCTGGAATTAAAAATGGAAATTTCACAAAGGAACTTTCCCTTTCGGACGCAATAGGAAAGTTCTCGCACGGCAAGAAAACGCCAATGACGAGCTTACGTGATACAGAAGAGCAGATCGAGATTAAGATTTGA
- a CDS encoding DGQHR domain-containing protein yields MARTDWSQVVYDKQLATAKSVHKKLFVTQKILASELPEYIDAGWEKCKDYKSPKHVGIAKEKPVDEQFEDRIWLMFAGMGFYGLNAENGILISYDFSNDDLKERIGVLAVDDETALVGLCHASEAIVEKSFAAEITAFSDKISGIRKEVLKQFPGRKLKFIWASHNFIMNRRDLALLDKAGMAYFSDTTVEYYTDLAKHLGSCSRYQLLGSLFANQEIKNMDDKVPAIQGKMGGYTYYSFSIEPEKLLKIGYVLHRSEANKNMMPTYQRLIKKKRLQEVRSFINDGGYFPNSIIISIDTNGKGLVFDQSASKVDSTISKIGILHIPKRYRSAYIIDGQHRLYGYSDSLYAETNTIPVVAFVDLERSEQIKLFMDINENQKAVPKSLRVTLNADMLWESPDFSEQRQALRSKIAQMLGEESTSPLNSRIVIGENESTPTRCITVEAIQSALKKCRFFDSYGKKNVLQKEGTFDCKDNQETCDLFYPFIEKCLLYIRETCLDEWDKGDQDSGMLTMNRGIQAVIRVIDDVVNMLVEKGMIQPKTQALDDMFGLIQYYLKPLTDYINNLNAEQRKDLRGYFGGGADTRFWRAYQKAIADMRPDFVPDGLEEFWQNETKIYNEETKSMLREIESKVKLLISERLGEYFGDSWLIKGLPKNIYTRAKGEADEAMYVHVSSTGEEIDIPIWDYVTLPECKQIILNGKNWSLFFEDTFVRPEEANLVGGKDPKTDWILRVNSISNKLSKESYSVPVDEYSYVKSIYDWLMGILVF; encoded by the coding sequence ATGGCTAGAACGGATTGGAGCCAAGTTGTATACGACAAACAGTTGGCAACGGCAAAAAGTGTCCACAAAAAACTGTTCGTGACACAAAAGATCTTAGCTTCGGAACTCCCTGAGTATATTGATGCTGGTTGGGAAAAGTGCAAAGACTATAAGAGCCCTAAACATGTGGGGATTGCTAAGGAGAAACCAGTAGATGAGCAATTTGAAGACCGAATTTGGTTGATGTTTGCTGGGATGGGTTTTTATGGTCTAAATGCAGAAAATGGAATTCTGATTTCTTATGATTTCAGCAATGATGACCTAAAAGAAAGAATTGGCGTTCTGGCAGTTGATGATGAGACTGCGTTGGTTGGGCTTTGCCACGCATCAGAAGCCATCGTCGAAAAAAGTTTTGCCGCTGAAATAACAGCTTTTAGTGACAAAATATCTGGGATTAGAAAAGAGGTTCTTAAACAATTCCCGGGTCGGAAACTGAAGTTTATTTGGGCGTCTCATAATTTCATCATGAATAGACGAGATCTCGCGTTGCTGGACAAAGCCGGAATGGCCTATTTTAGTGACACGACTGTCGAGTACTATACAGACTTGGCAAAACATTTGGGTTCTTGTTCTAGATATCAGCTTTTGGGTAGCCTTTTTGCAAACCAAGAAATTAAAAATATGGATGATAAGGTGCCTGCGATCCAAGGTAAAATGGGTGGATACACCTACTATTCATTTTCAATTGAACCTGAAAAGCTTTTGAAAATTGGCTATGTGTTGCATCGGTCGGAAGCCAATAAGAATATGATGCCGACCTACCAGCGTTTAATCAAAAAGAAGCGTTTGCAAGAGGTCCGGTCGTTCATTAATGATGGTGGATATTTCCCAAACTCGATTATCATCAGTATAGATACCAATGGAAAGGGATTGGTTTTCGATCAGTCCGCCTCTAAGGTTGATAGTACAATTTCGAAGATCGGTATTTTACATATCCCCAAGCGCTATAGGTCTGCGTATATTATCGACGGCCAACATCGTCTGTACGGCTACTCGGATTCCCTGTATGCCGAGACAAACACCATTCCAGTAGTTGCTTTCGTTGATCTGGAAAGAAGTGAGCAGATTAAACTGTTCATGGATATTAATGAAAACCAGAAAGCGGTTCCGAAATCGTTGAGAGTGACCCTGAATGCAGACATGCTCTGGGAATCTCCTGATTTCAGTGAGCAGCGGCAGGCTCTCCGATCTAAAATCGCGCAGATGCTGGGAGAAGAATCGACATCGCCTCTTAACTCGAGAATTGTGATAGGTGAAAACGAGTCCACACCCACGCGATGCATTACTGTTGAAGCGATTCAGTCTGCACTGAAAAAGTGTAGATTCTTCGACAGCTATGGCAAAAAGAATGTTCTTCAAAAAGAAGGTACTTTCGACTGCAAAGATAATCAAGAGACTTGCGATTTGTTCTATCCGTTTATAGAGAAGTGTTTGCTGTATATCAGAGAGACTTGTCTGGATGAATGGGACAAGGGAGATCAGGATAGCGGAATGCTCACCATGAACCGTGGCATTCAGGCGGTTATTCGCGTCATTGATGATGTTGTCAATATGCTTGTGGAGAAGGGGATGATTCAGCCTAAAACGCAGGCTCTTGACGATATGTTTGGCTTGATACAATACTATCTCAAGCCTTTGACTGACTACATAAATAACCTAAATGCTGAGCAGCGCAAGGATTTGCGTGGTTACTTTGGTGGAGGTGCTGATACCCGGTTTTGGCGCGCATATCAGAAGGCAATTGCTGATATGAGGCCGGATTTTGTGCCTGATGGATTGGAAGAGTTCTGGCAAAACGAAACTAAGATCTATAACGAAGAGACGAAATCCATGCTACGAGAAATAGAATCCAAGGTTAAGTTGTTGATTTCTGAGCGCCTCGGAGAATATTTTGGTGATAGTTGGCTAATTAAAGGACTACCGAAGAATATTTATACCAGAGCAAAAGGTGAAGCCGATGAAGCAATGTATGTGCATGTGTCTAGTACAGGAGAAGAAATCGACATTCCTATCTGGGATTATGTTACACTTCCGGAATGCAAACAGATTATCTTGAATGGCAAGAACTGGTCGCTCTTCTTCGAGGATACTTTTGTCCGCCCGGAGGAAGCCAATCTAGTCGGAGGAAAGGACCCGAAGACAGACTGGATTCTTCGAGTCAATTCGATTTCGAATAAGCTTTCAAAAGAGAGCTATAGTGTTCCTGTAGACGAGTATAGCTATGTGAAAAGCATCTATGATTGGTTGATGGGTATCCTTGTTTTCTAA
- a CDS encoding nuclease-related domain-containing DEAD/DEAH box helicase: MANMYPKNISEYLPTDSERIVYQELKNQLPDTFDVFYSVSWTSYYAGRLVKSEADFIVASPDYGFLCLEVKGGNGIRIEDNNWYLSDAEHGERKLNSSPYDQAEKNMYYFSKVFSSKYNTKYSGIYGAGVIFPFYPIGEELELSNRHRTCTIDSNDLNNIYDRIKKMFRLWAGSSYGRRYYPASQHRAFLELIRDRIAISAAAGALIRFKDQQLSVINRVQDNYIYLLKNVKQFYMRGGAGTGKTWIAMKMAKDEAESNGHKVLFVCASKPLASMVNSHIGDAVDVKDIRSLFEMLVEDITSYQEPLFKGISHGLIGDYEKYNAIFVDEAQDFTEEWASIIRLLLDDPEGSRLGVFFDDVQVLREESFGNGFGIGELPYLLRENIRNTANIYNWTAEKTNLGTDMVANPVEGPTPTTEIVNEHGQLVLLFETLFKRYLEEEYLKNDSLVILTESKEKLLAEFPDGIAKWKFVCGTPSNENEISVYSIDAFKGLEANMVFYIHGIDTTENMNYIAYTRAKYYLIELVRNY, from the coding sequence ATGGCTAATATGTATCCGAAAAACATATCAGAGTATTTGCCAACGGATTCTGAAAGAATTGTTTATCAAGAATTAAAAAACCAGCTTCCTGATACGTTCGATGTCTTTTATTCTGTTAGTTGGACAAGTTATTATGCGGGGCGTCTCGTGAAATCTGAAGCAGATTTTATTGTTGCCAGTCCTGACTATGGTTTTTTATGTCTGGAAGTAAAAGGCGGGAACGGAATCCGTATTGAAGATAATAACTGGTATCTTTCGGATGCGGAACATGGTGAGCGTAAACTAAACTCTTCTCCGTATGATCAGGCGGAAAAGAATATGTACTACTTCTCCAAAGTTTTTTCTTCGAAATACAACACCAAGTATTCAGGAATATATGGTGCCGGTGTGATTTTTCCCTTCTATCCCATAGGAGAAGAACTTGAGTTAAGTAATCGTCATAGAACGTGTACTATTGACAGCAATGACCTGAACAATATCTATGATCGCATTAAAAAGATGTTCCGCCTATGGGCAGGTAGTTCTTACGGTCGGCGCTATTATCCAGCAAGTCAACATCGCGCTTTCCTTGAACTCATAAGAGATAGAATTGCGATTTCTGCAGCAGCTGGCGCGTTGATTCGGTTCAAAGATCAGCAGCTGAGTGTGATCAACCGTGTGCAAGACAATTACATATATCTACTGAAAAATGTAAAACAATTCTACATGCGCGGAGGAGCAGGAACCGGGAAAACTTGGATTGCAATGAAAATGGCCAAGGATGAAGCGGAATCAAATGGGCACAAGGTACTTTTTGTTTGTGCATCAAAACCACTTGCCAGTATGGTAAACAGTCATATTGGGGATGCGGTTGATGTTAAAGATATTCGCTCACTCTTTGAAATGCTTGTTGAGGATATTACCAGTTATCAAGAGCCGCTGTTCAAAGGAATAAGCCATGGCCTCATTGGTGACTATGAAAAGTACAACGCGATCTTTGTTGATGAAGCACAGGATTTTACAGAGGAATGGGCAAGTATCATTAGATTGCTTTTGGATGATCCAGAAGGCTCTCGCTTAGGAGTTTTCTTCGATGACGTTCAGGTTTTGAGAGAAGAGAGCTTCGGAAACGGGTTTGGCATTGGTGAACTGCCGTATTTGCTGCGGGAGAATATTAGGAATACCGCAAATATCTATAATTGGACTGCAGAGAAGACCAATCTGGGTACAGATATGGTTGCAAACCCTGTTGAAGGTCCGACACCTACGACAGAAATTGTTAACGAGCATGGGCAATTGGTTTTACTTTTTGAAACACTTTTTAAGCGATACCTTGAGGAAGAATATCTAAAAAATGATTCCTTAGTAATTCTCACCGAAAGCAAGGAAAAGCTGTTGGCTGAATTTCCTGACGGGATTGCAAAGTGGAAATTTGTTTGTGGTACACCTAGCAATGAGAATGAAATCAGCGTGTATTCTATAGATGCATTTAAAGGGTTGGAAGCGAACATGGTCTTTTATATCCACGGTATTGACACAACCGAGAATATGAACTACATAGCGTACACGCGCGCAAAATACTACTTAATTGAGTTGGTGAGGAACTACTGA
- a CDS encoding DNA adenine methylase, whose amino-acid sequence MAPITSFIRWAGGKSWLVPYVAQLTEGLDYNNYYEPFMGGASIFFSLDLPNKGCLSDINDELINAFCAVRDNPERVIRYLKEYETDEESYYAIRATEPKGKYQRAARFLYLNANSFNGLYRVNRNGKYNVPYGHKNATVNYTRLLEAGKKLEGMEIVCHDFSDISTKIVAGDLIFLDPPYTVSKEDTGFVGYNSTWFSLDDQHRLAKLIDQIKKAGAYYIMTNAAHETILEIFKDKGRMVTLERNSLIGGKKAYRGKVPEYIFTNIPERSTK is encoded by the coding sequence ATGGCACCTATAACGTCTTTTATTCGATGGGCAGGCGGAAAATCATGGCTTGTCCCATATGTAGCACAACTAACAGAAGGACTTGACTATAACAACTATTACGAACCCTTCATGGGCGGTGCATCGATTTTCTTTTCTTTGGATTTACCCAATAAGGGATGCTTGTCGGATATTAACGACGAATTGATAAACGCTTTTTGTGCCGTCAGGGATAATCCGGAAAGAGTTATTCGGTATCTTAAGGAATATGAAACAGACGAAGAAAGCTACTATGCAATTCGCGCGACGGAACCAAAAGGGAAATATCAACGGGCTGCGAGATTTTTGTATTTGAATGCAAATTCTTTTAATGGACTGTACCGTGTGAATCGGAACGGAAAGTACAATGTTCCCTATGGTCATAAAAATGCTACTGTGAATTATACGCGGCTGCTTGAAGCGGGGAAAAAACTGGAAGGAATGGAAATTGTTTGTCACGACTTTTCGGATATAAGTACTAAAATAGTTGCCGGAGACTTGATCTTTTTGGACCCACCCTACACCGTTTCTAAGGAAGATACGGGCTTCGTAGGCTACAATTCAACTTGGTTTTCCCTTGATGATCAGCACCGACTGGCAAAGCTAATTGACCAAATAAAAAAAGCAGGAGCCTACTACATTATGACAAATGCCGCTCACGAAACCATTTTGGAGATATTTAAAGACAAGGGGCGCATGGTTACACTTGAGAGGAATAGTTTGATTGGCGGCAAAAAAGCGTATCGCGGAAAAGTTCCAGAGTATATTTTTACGAACATACCAGAAAGGAGTACGAAGTAA